The Spirochaetaceae bacterium DNA window GCGGTACCGGCCTCCCAGCTATTAATAACCGGCTGCGGGTTTAACGACCAGCTAAAGATGATATTGTTAGGCAATTTAGAATAATTTAAAAAATGGTGAATATTAGATGATTTAGATTTTAATTCTAGAATAACATTAGAGTTTTGCCGGGCAAAATCGATTAATAACTTAGTATCTTCACGGCCGGTATATAATAATGAATCGCTGGCTTGCCCGCTGCCAATGTGGTAACGTTTGGTTTTATCCAACTTTAAATTAGCTAAAATTTCGGCTAAATTGATAGGTAAAGTAACTTTCCCCTCACCATCATAAAAACTAGGTATAGCGCAATAAGCACAGCCAAAGCCACAACCTTGCGCAACATCAAGAGTGTACAGGCCGCAGCAACGTGTTTTAGGGCTATTTACCGGGCAAAAACCTAATACCGAAAGAGGGAATTCTTTTTTATTAACGGTAATTTCATTATTTTTAGCGTTACCTTCACTTAAATTTAATGATTCACTGCGTATTAACTCATAAAAATGAGCAAAATCTTTAAAGTTAAAATTATCAATTAAATAATCATCAAAGCTAATTTGCCAAGTAGTTAAATCGTAAAACATTAAAGACAACTGCCTTAATTGCTGAAAGCTTAAACTGTTTTGTTTATAAACAAAATTTTTATAACTATCACCAAGCAAATTAAAGATTTTATCTTGCTGCAATAACTCAAATTTACTAACTTTGTTCATATTCTCGTTTTTTATCTTGCCAATAAAACTGGTCTTTAGAGGTAATTTCGCACAAAATTTTACACGGGTTACCGACTGCTATCACATTACTAGGTATATCTTTAGTA harbors:
- a CDS encoding DNA photolyase; translation: MNKVSKFELLQQDKIFNLLGDSYKNFVYKQNSLSFQQLRQLSLMFYDLTTWQISFDDYLIDNFNFKDFAHFYELIRSESLNLSEGNAKNNEITVNKKEFPLSVLGFCPVNSPKTRCCGLYTLDVAQGCGFGCAYCAIPSFYDGEGKVTLPINLAEILANLKLDKTKRYHIGSGQASDSLLYTGREDTKLLIDFARQNSNVILELKSKSSNIHHFLNYSKLPNNIIFSWSLNPQPVINSWEAGTASLSQRLEAAQVMATKAKIGFHLHPIIPYQNYLEDYRNLVKSLIDNFKPQDIVMLSLGTLTFSKANLKHLRLKRPSNIYKLPLVETAGKYGLPYNLKLEMFKNIYNYFPNDWRQQVYFYLCMEDEQLWPVVFGYSYANNECFEEAMLSFYFNNINKNEPISFSYNE